In Clostridium sp., one DNA window encodes the following:
- a CDS encoding FAD-dependent oxidoreductase, which yields MKIVVIGSGWSGCAAALTAKKAGADVVIYEKTDMVLGLGNVGGIMRNNGRYTAAEEIQALGAGDLINITDSLTRHRNIDFPGHAHAWLYDVNKIEPVVRKYLLDSGIKLNLISRVVDVRMDGNRISGIYTSAGDYEEGDVFVETTGSTGPMGNCIKYGNGCSMCVLRCPSFGPRISISKCAGVEDLHGERLDGNYGAFSGSCKLAKETIAVDILSELEEKGVVVLKVPKEDVNMDKLKAKVCQQYALKEFAENVVLLDTGHVKLMTSYYPLEKLRKIHGLESAKFIDPYSGGKGNSIRYLSVAPVYNDLRVKGVKNLFCGGEKSGLFVGHTEAICTGSLAGHNAVRYGLKKPTVILPTDTIIGDIINYANSKIRTEDGRKNRYTFAGSEYFSRMKERGLYSIDKDEIRSRIKRLGLLNIFNVNLVS from the coding sequence ATGAAAATAGTAGTTATAGGTTCAGGATGGTCTGGCTGTGCAGCAGCACTTACTGCTAAAAAAGCCGGCGCAGATGTTGTCATCTATGAAAAAACCGATATGGTGCTTGGACTCGGAAATGTAGGGGGAATAATGAGGAACAACGGCAGATATACCGCAGCAGAAGAAATTCAAGCCTTGGGTGCCGGGGATTTGATAAATATTACGGATAGTCTTACAAGACATAGGAATATTGATTTCCCGGGACATGCACATGCATGGCTATATGATGTAAATAAAATAGAACCTGTAGTCAGAAAATATCTCCTTGACAGCGGAATAAAACTAAATTTGATTTCAAGAGTTGTCGATGTCAGGATGGATGGAAACAGGATAAGTGGAATATATACTTCAGCTGGGGATTATGAAGAAGGGGATGTATTTGTTGAAACCACGGGTTCTACAGGACCAATGGGAAATTGCATAAAGTATGGAAATGGATGTTCCATGTGTGTACTTAGATGTCCATCCTTTGGACCGAGGATAAGCATAAGCAAGTGCGCCGGGGTGGAGGACCTTCACGGAGAAAGGCTTGATGGAAATTATGGAGCTTTCAGCGGTTCCTGTAAACTGGCAAAGGAGACAATTGCCGTGGATATCCTGAGTGAACTTGAAGAAAAAGGGGTTGTAGTTCTTAAGGTGCCGAAAGAAGATGTCAATATGGATAAGTTGAAGGCAAAGGTATGCCAGCAGTATGCACTGAAGGAATTTGCAGAAAATGTAGTCCTTCTTGATACCGGACATGTAAAACTTATGACATCCTATTACCCACTTGAAAAATTGAGGAAAATACATGGACTTGAGAGTGCGAAATTTATAGACCCGTATTCTGGCGGCAAGGGGAATTCCATAAGATACTTGTCTGTTGCTCCTGTGTACAATGATTTGAGAGTAAAGGGAGTAAAAAATCTTTTCTGCGGTGGAGAAAAGAGCGGATTGTTTGTAGGGCATACTGAGGCTATATGCACTGGATCACTTGCCGGGCACAATGCAGTGAGATATGGCTTGAAGAAGCCGACTGTAATATTGCCTACAGATACGATCATAGGCGATATAATAAATTATGCAAACAGTAAAATACGTACTGAGGATGGCAGAAAGAACAGATATACATTTGCCGGCTCGGAATATTTCAGCAGGATGAAAGAAAGAGGACTGTACTCCATAGATAAGGATGAAATAAGATCAAGAATAAAAAGGCTTGGACTCTTGAATATATTCAACGTGAATTTGGTAAGTTAG